From [Clostridium] symbiosum, a single genomic window includes:
- a CDS encoding tautomerase family protein has protein sequence MPHIAITMYPGRDHDTKAALAEKMRTAIAGELGISESVVSVSIQDIEKENWDKEMEKIPDEAMFIRA, from the coding sequence ATGCCGCACATTGCCATTACAATGTATCCGGGCAGGGATCACGACACTAAGGCTGCTCTGGCAGAAAAAATGAGGACGGCCATTGCCGGTGAACTGGGAATCAGTGAATCGGTGGTTTCCGTATCCATCCAGGATATTGAAAAAGAAAACTGGGATAAGGAAATGGAGAAGATACCGGATGAGGCCATGTTTATCAGAGCCTGA
- a CDS encoding prepilin-type N-terminal cleavage/methylation domain-containing protein translates to MKKKTDRGFSLIELIIAIAILIILTGLLAPQFMKYIEKSRKAACLNNVDVMIKEYQVAMIDNPDITPEEVLEMMVKRGMECPSKGEYKILYPKGNKDSFVVNCRVHGNVEGASTDPKVAIGDSVYEEMRKFIDRNIYSTDQIVELLKKAGVLEKNQGIKSVSNDKIREYLLNNIYNGQWPKADEKLFGIPSGQSFYIQPYIDLVGKGGIENVGQESIFTYIGKRPDNTGNRWVAYYIYDNEHQKWYKDPTGNGLRIQEKTWDKVKSETIDKGWIPVN, encoded by the coding sequence ATGAAGAAGAAAACAGACAGGGGATTCAGCCTGATTGAACTGATTATTGCGATTGCAATTCTTATTATACTGACGGGGCTTTTGGCGCCTCAGTTTATGAAATATATTGAGAAGTCCAGGAAGGCGGCATGTCTGAATAATGTGGATGTAATGATTAAGGAGTATCAGGTGGCAATGATTGATAATCCGGATATTACACCCGAGGAAGTGCTGGAAATGATGGTGAAACGCGGCATGGAATGTCCATCAAAAGGGGAGTATAAAATACTTTACCCGAAGGGGAATAAAGACTCTTTTGTTGTCAACTGCAGAGTACATGGCAATGTGGAGGGAGCTAGCACGGATCCAAAGGTGGCTATTGGAGATAGTGTTTATGAAGAGATGCGAAAATTTATTGACAGAAACATATATTCAACGGATCAGATAGTCGAATTATTAAAGAAAGCAGGAGTGCTTGAAAAAAATCAGGGAATTAAGAGTGTTTCTAATGACAAAATAAGAGAGTATCTTTTAAATAATATATATAATGGACAATGGCCGAAGGCGGATGAAAAATTGTTTGGTATACCAAGTGGCCAGAGCTTTTATATTCAGCCATATATTGATCTTGTTGGTAAAGGTGGTATTGAGAATGTAGGTCAAGAGAGTATATTTACATACATAGGAAAACGTCCGGATAACACCGGTAACAGGTGGGTTGCTTATTATATTTATGATAATGAACATCAAAAATGGTACAAAGATCCAACTGGAAATGGCCTTAGGATTCAGGAGAAAACCTGGGATAAAGTAAAATCAGAAACGATTGATAAAGGCTGGATTCCTGTTAACTAA
- a CDS encoding protease modulator HflC translates to MKRTGNKVIGVFIALAAVVVLASSIVITYPNEYKLIKQFGEIVNVVETPGVSLKIPFIQESASVPKELQIYDIPKSDVITRDKKSMIADAFVLWKISDPVLFTRHLNGQVAQAQSRIAASVFSSMKSVISNMDQAEIIENRNGKLALDINSNISNSLDGYGITVLAVETKSLDMPDDNKQAVYDRMISERNNIAASYSAQGNSSAQMIKNNTTKEVSVMKSEARAEAEKIKAEGEAQYMQILSNAYNDSSKADFYNFVRSLDAAKAALKNGNNTLILDKSSPITQIFYGY, encoded by the coding sequence ATGAAACGAACAGGTAATAAGGTAATCGGAGTTTTTATAGCGTTGGCGGCGGTCGTAGTTCTGGCATCTTCCATTGTTATAACCTATCCGAATGAATATAAATTGATCAAGCAGTTTGGCGAGATCGTCAACGTTGTGGAGACACCGGGAGTTTCTCTCAAGATACCGTTTATCCAGGAGAGCGCATCCGTGCCGAAGGAACTTCAGATTTACGATATCCCAAAATCAGACGTCATTACAAGAGACAAGAAGAGCATGATTGCCGATGCATTCGTACTCTGGAAAATTTCCGATCCGGTGCTGTTTACAAGGCATCTGAACGGGCAGGTTGCCCAGGCGCAGTCGAGAATTGCCGCTTCGGTTTTCTCATCGATGAAATCCGTTATTTCCAACATGGATCAGGCCGAGATTATTGAGAACAGAAACGGTAAACTGGCGTTGGATATCAACTCCAATATCAGCAACTCGCTGGACGGCTACGGCATCACCGTGCTGGCCGTGGAGACAAAATCCCTGGATATGCCGGATGATAATAAACAGGCGGTTTATGACCGTATGATTTCCGAACGTAACAATATAGCGGCCTCCTATTCGGCCCAGGGTAATTCCTCGGCCCAGATGATTAAAAATAATACGACGAAAGAAGTGTCCGTTATGAAGTCGGAGGCCAGGGCAGAGGCGGAAAAGATTAAGGCAGAGGGTGAGGCCCAGTACATGCAGATCCTCTCCAATGCGTATAACGATTCCAGCAAGGCGGATTTCTACAACTTTGTCCGCTCACTGGATGCGGCGAAAGCGGCTCTGAAGAACGGTAATAATACGCTGATTCTCGATAAGAGTTCGCCGATAACACAGATTTTTTACGGTTATTGA
- the hflK gene encoding FtsH protease activity modulator HflK — MYTNRNPFGGNQFGNQNPFEDLLKKKNKEKEPETFDSNGKKIRKKPPYKKMLGGVLLFFVMIAGINSYYMLDEDNYAVVTTLGNPQAVSQAGLHFKIPFIQNVKMVSKVITGMPIGYSLETGQSIDEESVMITKDFNFVNTDFYLEYMVSDPVKYLYASQDPEATLKMLAQSYIRDTVGVYNVDDVITTGKAAIQSEIKEKLTNRMIEEDIGLSVVNITIQDGFPPTEEVLSAFKNVENAKQGKETAINNANKDRNEKIPQAEAVCDQIIKDAEAEKQSRINEAQGQVSRFEQMYAEYSKYPLITKQRMFYETMEDVLPSLKVYIVDESGTQKMLPLDSFMNVPPVQTSPANQSDQTAASSPKAAEGETQQKPQNTEQGN; from the coding sequence ATGTATACAAACAGAAACCCTTTTGGTGGAAACCAATTTGGAAACCAAAATCCGTTTGAAGATTTACTGAAGAAGAAAAATAAGGAAAAGGAACCTGAAACTTTCGACAGCAACGGAAAGAAAATCAGGAAAAAACCTCCCTATAAGAAAATGCTGGGGGGAGTCCTTCTCTTTTTCGTAATGATTGCCGGTATTAATTCCTACTATATGCTGGATGAGGACAATTACGCGGTAGTTACGACCCTGGGAAATCCTCAGGCGGTATCTCAGGCGGGACTTCATTTTAAGATACCTTTCATCCAGAACGTCAAAATGGTTTCCAAGGTCATTACGGGGATGCCCATCGGCTACAGTCTTGAGACCGGGCAGTCCATTGACGAAGAATCGGTTATGATTACAAAGGATTTTAACTTTGTAAATACGGACTTCTATCTGGAATATATGGTAAGCGATCCTGTTAAATATCTGTATGCGTCACAGGATCCGGAGGCGACCCTTAAGATGCTGGCCCAGTCCTATATCCGTGACACGGTGGGAGTTTACAATGTGGATGATGTCATCACCACGGGAAAGGCTGCAATCCAGTCCGAAATCAAGGAAAAGCTGACCAACCGGATGATAGAGGAGGACATCGGCCTCTCGGTTGTAAATATTACGATTCAGGACGGATTTCCCCCAACGGAAGAAGTTCTGAGCGCTTTTAAAAATGTGGAGAATGCAAAGCAGGGCAAGGAAACGGCCATCAATAACGCCAACAAGGACAGAAACGAGAAAATTCCGCAGGCGGAAGCCGTGTGCGACCAGATTATCAAGGATGCCGAGGCGGAGAAACAGTCCAGAATTAACGAGGCCCAGGGCCAGGTATCACGTTTTGAGCAGATGTATGCGGAGTACAGCAAGTATCCTCTGATCACCAAGCAGAGAATGTTCTATGAGACGATGGAAGATGTTCTTCCGAGCCTGAAGGTTTACATTGTGGATGAAAGCGGGACACAGAAGATGCTTCCACTTGACAGTTTCATGAATGTGCCGCCGGTCCAGACGAGCCCGGCCAACCAGTCCGATCAGACGGCCGCATCTTCACCGAAGGCGGCTGAAGGAGAAACACAGCAGAAACCGCAGAACACAGAACAGGGCAATTAA
- a CDS encoding GNAT family N-acetyltransferase: protein MDLHLEPITRRNRKEALKLRVAAGQETFVETVSQCLSEAGRNPVWKPVGICSEEQMVGFAMYGYFWWEYFPHGRLWLDRLLIDAECQGNGYGRAAMADILKFFSIRYPGKDIYLSVTEGNDVAAGMYKEFGFRFNGEKDIHGEDVMVKRYS, encoded by the coding sequence TTGGATTTACATTTAGAACCCATTACCCGCCGCAACCGGAAAGAAGCTTTAAAACTCAGGGTTGCAGCAGGTCAGGAAACCTTTGTAGAGACTGTTTCCCAGTGCCTTTCAGAGGCCGGACGGAATCCGGTGTGGAAACCGGTCGGCATCTGCTCGGAGGAACAGATGGTGGGATTTGCCATGTACGGCTATTTCTGGTGGGAATACTTTCCCCACGGACGTCTGTGGCTGGACCGTCTGCTGATTGATGCAGAGTGCCAGGGAAATGGTTACGGAAGGGCGGCTATGGCCGATATTCTGAAGTTTTTCTCGATCCGATATCCCGGTAAGGACATCTATCTGAGCGTGACAGAGGGAAATGACGTTGCAGCCGGAATGTATAAAGAGTTTGGCTTCCGTTTCAACGGAGAAAAAGATATTCACGGTGAAGATGTTATGGTGAAACGTTACTCTTAG
- a CDS encoding PQQ-like beta-propeller repeat protein, which translates to MRRRTGSAALVILGLLMAGCGSHQEASGTGTAVVAVESGTEAPENGSIEEKANRTGDNNEVSTETLETAMQKTAAESQETAPVLSGEIHMENPSWDYYSLEASEPAASPLRLVKLTEEANQITDTEEWFEKNNLTTDVEDTGNYTCEILTGEGGEPYLIRVTKKESGESYILNFSDYQFANDFKESDASFVRQTIRFAQVKDDILYLSIGHLTYAETSPHNAYVAAVDLNQGKLLWKSRPLVSNAHNFMIKGDVLLCGYGFTAEPDNLYQLDLATGQVIAELPLKSMADYLILKDDTLYVRTYNTDYTFRVE; encoded by the coding sequence ATGAGGCGGAGAACAGGAAGTGCGGCGCTTGTGATATTAGGACTTCTGATGGCGGGCTGCGGCAGCCATCAGGAGGCATCGGGCACCGGGACGGCAGTCGTAGCGGTAGAGAGCGGCACGGAAGCGCCGGAAAATGGCAGCATCGAAGAAAAGGCGAACCGTACCGGAGATAATAATGAGGTGAGTACGGAGACGCTGGAAACAGCAATGCAAAAGACTGCTGCTGAGAGCCAGGAAACAGCGCCGGTGCTGTCCGGTGAGATACATATGGAAAATCCGTCCTGGGATTACTACAGCTTAGAGGCGTCGGAACCGGCGGCATCGCCCCTGAGGCTTGTAAAACTGACGGAAGAGGCCAACCAGATCACGGATACCGAAGAGTGGTTTGAGAAGAACAATCTCACTACGGATGTGGAGGACACGGGAAATTACACCTGTGAGATTCTTACGGGAGAAGGGGGAGAGCCATACCTGATCCGGGTGACAAAAAAGGAGAGCGGCGAAAGCTATATCCTGAATTTTTCAGATTACCAGTTCGCGAATGATTTTAAGGAGAGCGATGCGTCCTTTGTAAGGCAGACGATCCGCTTTGCACAGGTAAAGGATGACATTCTGTATCTTTCGATTGGCCATCTCACCTATGCGGAAACATCCCCGCATAACGCCTATGTGGCTGCGGTGGATTTGAATCAGGGGAAACTTTTATGGAAGAGCAGGCCTCTGGTGAGCAATGCTCACAACTTTATGATAAAGGGAGATGTTCTTCTCTGCGGCTACGGGTTTACGGCGGAGCCGGACAACCTCTATCAGTTGGATTTGGCCACGGGACAGGTCATTGCCGAACTTCCGCTGAAGTCAATGGCGGACTATCTGATTTTGAAGGATGATACTCTGTATGTGAGGACTTATAATACCGATTATACGTTTCGGGTGGAATAA
- a CDS encoding iron ABC transporter permease, with amino-acid sequence MTNRTKMRYGISFALLAVLLCILFLWNIGSGSVGLSVREICKILFFKTGEDTAYHIIWDIRLPRILAAVILGGGLSVSGFLLQTFFSNPIAGPFVLGISSGAKLAVSLIMIALLGKGIGVGSAVMILAAFAGAMISMGLILLISGRVKKMSMLVICGVMIGYICSAVTDFAVTFADDADIVNLHNWSMGSFSGMSWENVRVMTAVIFISFILVFLMAKPIGAYQMGEVYAQNMGVNVRLFRVALILLSSILSACVTAFAGPVSFVGIAVPHLVKSLLKTAKPILIIPGCFLGGAVFCLFCDLIARTVFAPTELSISSVTAVFGAPVVIYMMVRKNIR; translated from the coding sequence ATGACGAATAGAACAAAAATGAGATACGGTATTTCATTTGCCCTTCTGGCAGTCCTTTTGTGCATTCTCTTTCTGTGGAATATAGGCTCGGGGAGCGTCGGCCTGTCCGTGCGGGAAATATGCAAAATCCTGTTCTTTAAAACTGGGGAAGATACGGCGTATCATATCATATGGGATATTCGTCTGCCCCGCATCCTGGCGGCCGTCATCCTGGGGGGCGGGCTTTCGGTGTCCGGATTTCTGCTGCAGACATTTTTCTCAAACCCGATCGCAGGTCCGTTTGTGCTCGGCATCTCTTCCGGTGCAAAATTAGCGGTATCATTGATTATGATCGCGTTGCTTGGAAAGGGAATTGGTGTGGGCTCGGCAGTTATGATCCTGGCGGCATTTGCAGGAGCCATGATTTCCATGGGGCTTATCCTTCTGATTTCCGGCAGGGTGAAAAAGATGTCCATGCTTGTGATCTGTGGGGTTATGATCGGTTACATCTGTTCCGCCGTGACCGATTTTGCCGTGACATTTGCGGATGACGCCGATATCGTCAACCTTCACAACTGGTCGATGGGCAGTTTTTCCGGGATGTCCTGGGAGAATGTCAGAGTAATGACGGCGGTGATTTTTATATCGTTCATCCTCGTCTTTCTGATGGCAAAACCAATCGGCGCGTATCAGATGGGGGAGGTTTATGCACAGAATATGGGAGTAAATGTCCGTTTGTTCCGGGTGGCGCTCATCCTGCTGTCCAGTATTTTATCGGCCTGCGTCACCGCCTTTGCGGGTCCCGTCTCCTTCGTCGGGATTGCCGTTCCTCACCTGGTGAAGAGCCTGTTAAAAACGGCAAAACCAATTCTTATCATACCGGGGTGTTTCCTGGGAGGAGCGGTATTCTGCCTGTTCTGCGACCTGATTGCCAGGACGGTATTTGCCCCCACCGAACTCAGCATCAGTTCTGTTACGGCCGTTTTCGGCGCACCGGTTGTCATTTATATGATGGTAAGAAAAAATATACGGTAA
- a CDS encoding TraX family protein encodes MTEKRPLFPACLTGNALKFIAIFTMLIDHIGAALIEYGILCSYDIDRMMIVIETEEGMRWYLFDLALRMIGRIAFPIFCFLLVEGFLHTRDEKKYARNLLLFAFISEIPFDTAFFGSPFYLGSQNVYFTLFIGVVMMCFLRKYEGRQGMQIAAVAAACAAAFLLKSDYSYFGILIIASLYLLRNRRSKRFITTGVLAALESLPLFGTAAFSLIPIACYNGERGKLRIKYFFYLFYPVHITLLIGLRYLLF; translated from the coding sequence ATGACAGAAAAACGACCCCTTTTCCCCGCGTGCCTCACCGGCAACGCACTGAAATTCATAGCGATTTTTACAATGCTGATCGACCATATCGGAGCGGCTCTCATCGAATATGGGATTCTCTGCTCTTACGATATCGATCGTATGATGATAGTTATAGAGACGGAAGAGGGCATGCGCTGGTATCTGTTTGATCTGGCGCTCCGGATGATAGGCAGGATTGCATTCCCCATATTCTGTTTCCTTTTGGTGGAGGGATTTCTTCACACACGGGATGAGAAAAAATACGCAAGAAATCTGCTCCTGTTTGCATTTATCTCAGAAATTCCCTTCGACACCGCATTTTTCGGCAGTCCGTTTTACTTGGGATCACAGAACGTGTATTTTACACTGTTTATCGGTGTGGTCATGATGTGCTTTCTCAGAAAGTATGAAGGAAGACAGGGAATGCAAATCGCCGCGGTTGCTGCTGCCTGTGCGGCCGCGTTTCTGCTTAAGAGTGATTACAGCTATTTTGGAATATTAATCATTGCGTCGCTGTATCTTCTGAGAAACCGGCGTTCCAAGCGGTTTATTACAACCGGTGTCCTTGCCGCCCTGGAATCCCTGCCCCTGTTCGGAACGGCTGCGTTTTCCCTGATACCGATCGCCTGTTACAATGGGGAGAGGGGAAAACTGCGTATAAAGTATTTCTTTTACCTGTTTTATCCGGTCCACATTACTTTGCTGATCGGTCTGAGGTATCTTTTGTTTTAA
- a CDS encoding YoaK family protein has product MAGRTAGYVRNSKWQMSESLALGVVLTLAGGFQDAYSYNCRGKVFANAQTGNIVLLGQNLATGNWGSAIRYLFPLLAFIGGVYVTEWIHELYKEHRLLHWRQIVLLIEIVMLLIAGLLPQSMDTPANILLSFACAMQVNSFRKFRGIPCATTMCIGNMRSATEMLGRYHITKDPELKRKAQHYYFIILIFAIGAAVGAVISMKWGNRAIWIAAALMFSGFLMMFIKSEIEENPAVREEIQKIEKQAVEMLHEERENSNSDTQ; this is encoded by the coding sequence ATGGCGGGACGGACAGCAGGGTATGTAAGGAACAGCAAATGGCAGATGTCGGAGTCTCTGGCGCTGGGCGTGGTTCTGACCCTGGCGGGCGGATTCCAGGATGCATATTCCTATAACTGCAGAGGAAAGGTTTTTGCGAATGCCCAGACCGGCAATATTGTATTGCTGGGACAAAACCTGGCAACGGGAAACTGGGGGAGCGCGATCCGGTACCTTTTTCCTCTCCTTGCATTTATTGGAGGCGTCTATGTGACGGAGTGGATTCATGAACTGTATAAGGAGCACCGGCTGCTGCACTGGAGGCAGATCGTCCTTTTAATCGAGATTGTAATGCTGCTGATTGCGGGATTGCTCCCTCAAAGCATGGACACACCGGCCAACATTCTGCTTTCTTTTGCATGCGCAATGCAGGTCAACAGTTTCCGTAAATTCCGTGGAATTCCATGCGCTACGACTATGTGCATCGGCAATATGCGTAGTGCGACAGAGATGCTGGGACGATACCATATTACAAAGGATCCGGAGCTGAAACGGAAGGCGCAGCACTATTACTTTATTATTCTCATTTTTGCCATTGGAGCGGCGGTGGGAGCCGTCATTTCCATGAAATGGGGAAATCGGGCAATCTGGATTGCGGCGGCGCTGATGTTTTCGGGATTCCTCATGATGTTTATTAAAAGTGAGATAGAGGAAAATCCTGCCGTAAGGGAGGAAATTCAGAAAATTGAGAAGCAGGCGGTGGAGATGCTCCATGAAGAAAGGGAAAACAGCAATTCGGACACACAGTAG
- a CDS encoding flavodoxin family protein, whose protein sequence is MKIVVLNGSPRKGGNTELMVDSFIKGATEQGHEVHKINLGEKKVAPCLACEYCFSHDGVCVQKDDMKEVLELTDGADMIVFASPIYWFTVSAQLKAAIDRLYARARKGFTIRYAALMLDSMSDGVYKSAIDAYEDTCNYLGWKSKGILTVPGMSAKGAMKDSRGAEKAYELGKGLIG, encoded by the coding sequence ATGAAAATTGTAGTTTTAAACGGCAGCCCGCGCAAGGGCGGAAATACGGAACTGATGGTGGATTCTTTTATAAAAGGAGCGACGGAGCAGGGGCATGAGGTACATAAAATAAATCTGGGTGAGAAAAAGGTGGCTCCCTGCCTGGCCTGTGAATATTGTTTCTCCCATGACGGGGTCTGTGTCCAGAAGGATGACATGAAAGAAGTGCTGGAGCTGACCGACGGTGCAGATATGATTGTATTTGCTTCTCCAATTTACTGGTTTACGGTGAGCGCACAGTTAAAGGCGGCCATCGACAGACTCTATGCAAGAGCCAGAAAAGGGTTCACAATCCGCTATGCGGCCCTGATGCTGGATTCCATGTCGGACGGAGTGTACAAGTCGGCTATTGATGCATATGAGGACACCTGCAATTATCTGGGCTGGAAGAGCAAAGGGATTTTGACCGTTCCGGGAATGAGCGCCAAAGGGGCGATGAAGGATTCCAGAGGGGCGGAGAAAGCCTATGAGCTGGGCAAGGGACTGATAGGATGA
- a CDS encoding ABC transporter ATP-binding protein, with product MAEDYIYTDHMAVGYGKVPLIEEIEIHVKQGEIVTLIGPNGAGKSTILKSIIRQLGLIGGTVFLDGVSMHGMPEKEIAKRMSVLMTERIHPELMTCEDVVATGRYPYTGRLGILSNADREKVRESMELVHARELAGRDFTEVSDGQRQRILLARAICQEPNVIVLDEPTSFLDIRHKLELLTILKNLVRDKNVAVLMSLHELDLAQKLSDYIVCVNENSIERCGTPEEIFTSSYITKLYKITKGSYHAELGCLEMEPAEGRPQVFVIGGNGSGIPVYRRLQRKGIPFAAGILGENDIDYPVAKALAAEVISEAPFEMIGEETYRRAASVLDSCSRVICCLSEFGPVNEKNRCLAERGKDRLISVECI from the coding sequence TTGGCAGAGGATTATATTTACACCGATCACATGGCTGTGGGATATGGAAAAGTCCCCCTGATTGAAGAAATTGAAATCCATGTAAAACAGGGAGAGATTGTTACCCTGATTGGCCCGAACGGGGCGGGAAAATCCACGATTTTAAAAAGCATCATCCGGCAGCTGGGACTGATTGGCGGAACCGTTTTCTTGGACGGCGTATCCATGCACGGCATGCCGGAAAAGGAAATCGCGAAGCGGATGTCCGTCCTGATGACGGAGCGGATCCATCCCGAATTGATGACATGTGAAGATGTGGTTGCCACAGGCCGATACCCCTATACCGGCCGTTTGGGAATCCTTTCCAACGCGGACCGGGAAAAAGTCCGGGAGTCCATGGAACTTGTCCATGCCCGGGAGCTGGCCGGGCGGGATTTTACGGAGGTCAGCGACGGCCAGAGGCAGAGGATTCTCCTCGCCCGCGCGATCTGCCAGGAACCGAACGTCATTGTGCTGGATGAACCGACGTCGTTTCTGGATATCCGCCACAAGCTGGAACTTCTGACGATTCTTAAAAACCTGGTGCGTGATAAAAACGTGGCGGTCCTCATGTCTCTTCATGAACTGGATTTAGCACAGAAGCTCTCCGATTATATTGTCTGTGTCAATGAAAATTCCATTGAACGCTGTGGGACGCCGGAAGAAATTTTTACCTCCTCCTACATTACAAAACTTTACAAAATCACGAAGGGCAGCTATCATGCGGAGCTTGGCTGCCTCGAGATGGAGCCGGCGGAAGGCAGGCCCCAGGTATTTGTCATCGGAGGGAATGGGAGCGGAATTCCTGTTTACAGGAGGCTGCAGCGAAAGGGGATCCCCTTTGCGGCAGGAATCCTCGGAGAGAATGACATCGATTACCCGGTAGCAAAGGCATTGGCGGCGGAGGTGATTTCCGAGGCCCCGTTTGAAATGATCGGGGAGGAAACGTACCGCAGGGCGGCGTCCGTCCTTGATTCCTGCAGTCGGGTTATCTGCTGCCTGTCGGAATTTGGGCCGGTCAATGAAAAAAACCGCTGTCTGGCAGAACGCGGAAAAGACAGATTAATCAGCGTTGAGTGTATTTGA
- a CDS encoding MATE family efflux transporter, protein MGMIGLSCYILADTFFVSKALGAAGLASLNLAISVYSIISAAGLMFGIGGATRFAILKTQGEEEEASRVFTWTAAMGLLAGLIFAFLGVFFAGRIAVRLGANSETLEMTSTYLRVILCFAPCFILNNVILAFVRNDRNPALSMAAMLTGSMGNVILDYLFMFPLSMGIFGAAFATGLAPVMSLGVLSLHFIKKKNTFHPAAVRPELRRSGAVLMPGLSSFITEVSSGIVLIVFNLVILNLAGNTGVAAYGIVANLALVVIAVFTGIAQGIQPLASTGYGRGDGRMLWQVVRYAVGLAVFLAASVYLIVCLFTEPIVHIFNSEGNRELVAIAKTGIRLYFTGFLFAGINILAAAFLSAVMRPKLAFIISVTRGGAVIIPLVLLLSLAFGMEGVWLSFTLSEFITCLLSVGGVVKCRAELFGKSKISYGNEAKNTV, encoded by the coding sequence ATGGGAATGATAGGATTGTCCTGTTACATACTGGCTGACACCTTTTTTGTTTCCAAGGCGCTAGGGGCGGCAGGACTTGCATCCCTGAATCTGGCAATTTCCGTATACAGTATCATCAGCGCGGCCGGGCTGATGTTCGGCATTGGAGGGGCGACACGTTTTGCCATCTTAAAGACGCAGGGGGAGGAGGAAGAGGCCAGCCGCGTCTTTACCTGGACGGCGGCGATGGGACTTTTGGCAGGGCTGATATTTGCATTTCTGGGCGTCTTTTTTGCGGGCCGTATTGCCGTCAGGCTGGGGGCAAACAGTGAGACGCTTGAAATGACGTCCACCTACCTGAGAGTTATCCTGTGCTTTGCGCCCTGTTTTATCCTGAATAACGTCATTCTGGCATTTGTCCGCAACGACAGGAATCCGGCTCTGTCTATGGCGGCGATGCTGACCGGGAGCATGGGAAATGTAATTCTGGACTATCTGTTTATGTTTCCGCTTTCTATGGGGATATTCGGAGCCGCTTTTGCGACCGGGCTGGCGCCTGTCATGAGCCTGGGAGTGCTTTCTCTACACTTTATAAAAAAGAAAAATACATTTCATCCGGCGGCGGTGCGCCCGGAACTGAGAAGGAGCGGAGCCGTCCTGATGCCCGGTCTGTCCTCCTTTATTACCGAGGTATCTTCGGGGATTGTACTGATTGTCTTTAACCTCGTTATTTTAAATCTGGCGGGTAACACCGGAGTCGCGGCATATGGGATTGTAGCCAATCTGGCCCTGGTCGTGATTGCCGTGTTTACCGGAATTGCACAGGGAATCCAGCCTCTGGCGAGCACCGGATACGGCAGGGGAGACGGAAGGATGCTCTGGCAGGTGGTCCGGTATGCCGTCGGCCTGGCGGTCTTTCTTGCGGCGTCGGTCTATCTCATTGTCTGCCTGTTTACGGAGCCGATCGTCCATATTTTTAACAGTGAGGGGAACCGGGAGCTGGTAGCGATTGCCAAGACCGGAATCAGGCTGTATTTTACGGGATTTTTGTTTGCCGGGATTAACATCCTGGCCGCCGCGTTCCTGAGCGCCGTTATGAGGCCCAAGCTGGCCTTCATTATCTCGGTCACAAGGGGCGGCGCGGTGATTATTCCTCTCGTACTGCTGCTTTCCCTGGCGTTTGGCATGGAGGGGGTGTGGCTTTCATTTACCCTATCGGAATTTATCACCTGCCTGCTTTCGGTGGGCGGCGTGGTTAAATGCAGGGCGGAGCTGTTCGGTAAAAGTAAAATTTCCTATGGAAATGAGGCCAAAAATACGGTATAA